A region from the Ctenopharyngodon idella isolate HZGC_01 chromosome 13, HZGC01, whole genome shotgun sequence genome encodes:
- the supv3l1 gene encoding ATP-dependent RNA helicase SUPV3L1, mitochondrial, which yields MSVNRCIYLLSRCHIRYRVCASTSFSTATVANNTSLHPTKRTSEELSRRHSSSDSSSRPLDTSLFVPLTVKSDEAWDGAIGAELTQPLDKSEILKVLNRFYKRKEMQKLAADQGLDARLFHQAFVSFRKYVLEMNSINADLHIILNDICCGAGHIDDIFPYFMRHAKQIFPMLDCMDDLRKISDLRVPANWYPEARAIQRKIVFHAGPTNSGKTYHAIQRYLAAKSGVYCGPLKLLAHEIYEKSNDAGVPCDLVTGEERIFVDPEGRPSGHIASTIEMCSVTTPYEVAVIDEIQMIKDPSRGWAWTRALLGLCAEEIHVCGEAAAVEFVTELMFTTGEEVEVHNYKRLTPFSISNHAVESLDNLKPGDCIVCFSKNDIYSISRQIEIRGLECAVIYGSLPPGTKLAQAKKFNDPDDPCKILVATDAIGMGLNLSIRRIIFNSLVKPSVNEKGEKELDTISTSQALQIAGRAGRFSSVFKEGEVTTMLRDDLTVLKEILGKPVDPISMAGLHPTAEQIEMFAYHLPHATLSNLIDIFVSLAQVDGLYFVCNIDDFKFLADMIQHIPLNLRSRYVFCTAPINKKQPFVCTSFLKFARQFSRDEPLTFDWVCRHMNWPVAPPKNIKDLVHLEAVHDVLDLYLWLSYRFMDMFPDANLIREIQKELDGTIQVGVRNITRLIRATENQSAAAETSVRLSDSGTLPLRRGRALKAHNQRKELRPTDSSLSSRLLRDGLLTKELLEQLQREWVQKQSQNGDDSVSTNKGKRKKK from the exons ATGTCAGTAAATCGCTGTATTTACTTGTTGTCGCGTTGCCACATTCGATACCGGGTATGTGCTAGCACAAGCTTCTCCACTGCTACAGTAGCAAACAACACTTCACTGCATCCAACAAAAAGAACGTCGGAAGAATTATCCAGGAGACATTCATCTTCAGACAGTTCATCGAGACCCCTGGACACATCACTGTTTGTACCGCTCACTGTCAAAAGTGATGAAGCCTGGGATGGGGCAATCGGCGCCGAGCTGACGCAACCGCTGGACAAAA GTGAAATTCTCAAAGTACTGAATAGATTCTACAAAAGGAAAGAGATGCAAAAACTGGCTGCTGACCAAGGACTTGATG CCCGTCTCTTTCATCaagcatttgtcagttttaGGAAATATGTGCTGGAAATGAACTCAATAAATGCTGATTTGCACATCATTCTTAATGACATCTGCTGCGGAGCTG GGCACATAGATGACATTTTCCCTTACTTTATGAGACATGCCAAACAGATTTTTCCCATGTTGGACTGTATGGATGATTTACGCAAGATCAGTGACTTACGGGTCCCAGCAAACTG GTATCCAGAGGCCAGAGCTATTCAAAGAAAGATTGTTTTTCACGCAGGACCCACCAACAGTGGTAAGACCTATCATGCCATCCAGAGATACCTTGCAGCCAAGTCTGGAGTTTACTGTGGACCTCTAAAGCTACTGGCCCATGAAATCTATGAGAAGAGTAATGATGCA GGAGTGCCATGTGATCTGGTGACAGGAGAAGAGAGAATATTTGTTGATCCAGAAGGAAGACCGTCTGGCCACATTGCCTCTACAATAGAGATGTGCAGTGTCACAACTCCAT ATGAAGTGGCTGTCATTGATGAGATTCAGATGATAAAAGATCCTTCCAGAGGGTGGGCTTGGACCAGAGCTCTTCTTG GTTTGTGTGCTGAGGAGATCCATGTGTGTGGAGAAGCTGCAGCAGTTGAATTTGTCACTGAACTCATGTTCACCACTGGTGAAGAGGTTGAG GTACATAATTATAAGAGGCTGACCCCCTTTTCAATCTCAAATCATGCAGTGGAATCATTAGATAACCTGAAGCCTGGCGACTGCATTGTGTGCTTCAGCAAAAATGACATCTACTCAATCAGCCGACAGATAGAAATCCGTGGCCTGGAGTGTGCCGTCATTTATGGCAGCTTGCCCCCTG GCACCAAGTTGGCACAAGCAAAAAAGTTTAATGATCCAGACGACCCTTGCAAAATCCTTGTTGCCACGGATGCAATTGGAATGGGTTTGAACTT GAGTATTAGGAGAATCATCTTTAACTCTCTGGTAAAACCCAGTGTGAATGAGAAGGGGGAGAAGGAGCTGGACACTATTTCCACGTCACAGGCACTGCAGATCGCTGGTCGAGCAGGACGcttcagctctgtgtttaaaGAGGGTGAGGTCACGACTATGCTAAGAGACGACTTGACTGTTTTAAAGGAGATTTTGGGGAAGCCTGTTGACCCAATTTCG ATGGCAGGATTACACCCCACAGCGGAACAGATAGAGATGTTTGCCTACCATCTTCCCCATGCGACTCTCTCAAACCTCATT GATATATTTGTGAGTCTCGCACAAGTGGATGGACTTTACTTTGTCTGCAACATTGATGACTTCAAATTCTTGGCGGATATGATTCAGCATATCCCGCTGAATCTGCGTTCCCGCTATGTGTTCTGCACAGCCCCCATCAACAAGAAGCAGCCCTTCGTTTGTACATCATTTCTCAAG TTTGCCAGACAGTTCAGCAGAGACGAACCTCTGACATTTGACTGGGTGTGTCGACATATGAATTGGCCCGTGGCCCCTCCCAAAAACATCAAGGACTTGGTTCACCTGGAGGCTGTTCATGATGTGCTGGATCTTTACCTTTGgctcag CTATCGCTTCATGGACATGTTCCCAGATGCTAACCTCATCCGTGAGATTCAAAAGGAACTGGACGGAACCATCCAAGTTGGCGTGCGTAACATCACGCGGCTTATCCGTGCCACAGAGAATCAATCTGCCGCTGCAGAAACCTCCGTAAGACTTTCTGATTCAGGCACGCTGCCGCTGAGGAGGGGACGAGCGCTAAAGGCCCATAATCAAAGAAAAGAGCTCAGGCCGACGGATTCTTCACTGAGCTCAAGGTTGTTGCGGGATGGACTACTGACAAAAGAGCTGTTAGAGCAGCTTCAGAGAGAATGGGTCCAAAAGCAGAGCCAAAATGGAGATGACTCCGTTTCAACAAATaaagggaaaagaaaaaaaaagtga
- the srgn gene encoding serglycin encodes MRFYHLITLALAIICLFGHSGLGAPTKGRFMWVKCKPDEKNANCVTKKGPWVPLSGQSTRLLPSAAKHIVPVSTEEATPETEEQSGEGSGNSDTFAPFLNMNQQLMGDEPEQEVNKNEEEASTWMESSGDADYSDYASSEKIEWLSKQDLKEDNIIA; translated from the exons ATGAGATTTTACCACTTAATAACTTTGGCACTGGCGATAATATGCCTTTTTGGGCACAGTGGACTAG GAGCCCCAACCAAAGGCAGGTTTATGTGGGTGAAATGCAAGCCGGATGAAAAGAACGCAAACTGTGTCACAAAGAAGGGCCCCTGGGTGCCCCTGTCAGGGCAAAGCACTCGCCTTCTACCTTCTGCTGCAAAACACAT AGTCCCAGTTAGCACAGAGGAAGCCACTCCTGAGACCGAGGAGCAGTCAGGAGAGGGTTCAGGTAACTCAGACACCTTCGCCCCTTTTCTCAACATGAATCAGCAGTTGATGGGAGATGAGCCAGAGCAGGAAGTCAACAAGAATGAAGAGGAAGCATCGACTTGGATGGAGTCCAGTGGAGACGCAGATTACTCAGATTATGCCTCATCTGAGAAAATAGAATGGCTTTCTAAACAGGATTTGAAAGAGGACAACATTATTGCGTAA
- the vps26a gene encoding vacuolar protein sorting-associated protein 26A: MSFLGGLFGTVCEIDVILSDAESRKTAELKTEDGKLEKHYLFYDGESVSGKVNINVKQTGKRLEHQGIRIEFVGQIELFSDKSNTHEFVNLVKELALPGELTQNRSYDFEFMQVEKPYESYVGANVRLRYFLKVTIVRRLSDLVKEYDLIVHQLATYPDVNNSIKMEVGIEDCLHIEFEYNKSKYHLKDVIVGKIYFLLVRIKIQHMELQLIKKEMTGIGPSTTTETETVAKYEIMDGAPVKGESIPIRLFLAGYDLTPTMRDVNKKFSVRYFLNLVLVDEEDRRYFKQQEIVLWRKAPEKLRKRNFHQRYESPEPRPSLSAEQPEM, from the exons ATG AGTTTCCTTGGAGGTCTTTTTGGTACTGTGTGTGAAATCGATGTCATTCTGAGCGATGCTGAAAGCAGAAAAACAGCAGAGCTGAAGACTGAGGATGGGAAATTGGAGAAGCATTATCTGTTTTATGATGGCGAGTCAGTTTCAGGAAAG GTAAATATCAATGTGAAACAAACAGGGAAAAGGCTTGAACATCAGGGAATTCGCATTGAGTTTGTTGGACAAATTG AGCTCTTCAGTGATAAAAGCAATACTCATGAGTTTGTCAACCTTGTGAAGGAGCTTGCTCTGCCTGGGGAGTTGACACAGAACCGCAGCTATGACTTTGAGTTCATGCAGGTGGAAAAGCCATACGAGTCCTATGTTGGAGCGAATGTGCGACTGAG GTATTTCCTTAAAGTTACAATTGTGAGGAGGCTGTCTGATTTGGTAAAGGAGTATGACCtcattgttcatcagctggccACCTACCCTGATGTCAACAACTCTATTAAAATGGAAGTGGGCATTGAAGACTGCCTGCATATAGAGTTTGAATACAATAAGTCCAA GTATCACCTCAAAGACGTAATTGTGGGTAAAATCTACTTCTTGCTTGTACGAATTAAAATCCAACACATGGAGCTTCAGTTGATCAAGAAAGAAATGACGGGAATTG GGCCGAGCACAACTACTGAGACAGAGACTGTGGCCAAATATGAGATTATGGATGGAGCACCAGTCAAGG GTGAATCCATTCCCATTCGCCTTTTCCTAGCTGGTTATGACCTTACACCCACAATGAGAGATGTAAACAAGAAGTTCTCTGTGAGGTACTTTTTGAACTTGGTGCTTGTGGATGAAGAAGATAGGAGATACTTCAAACAGCAG GAAATAGTTTTGTGGAGGAAGGCACCAGAGAAACTGCGGAAACGGAACTTCCATCAGCGCTATGAGTCACCTGAGCCCCGGCCGAGTCTCTCTGCTGAGCAGCCGGAAATGTGA